From Xylanibacter oryzae DSM 17970, a single genomic window includes:
- the surE gene encoding 5'/3'-nucleotidase SurE codes for MKINRPLILISNDDGYYSKGLKCLIDMVSQFAELLVVAPESARSGFSSAFSSTTPLRLKLRRKWDGVEIWSCNGTPVDCVKLALSELCDRKPDMIIGGINHGDNASVNSHYSGTMGVTIEGCLKRIPSVAFSICNHDDNADFEPMRNIVQIITEKVLADKLPDGVCLNVNYPVVDKIKGVRVCRMAHGNWGNEVVRMHHPRGYDYYWLVGEYTNEEPDSEDTDNWALTHGYAAITPTTIDVTSYEMIDKMKDWKF; via the coding sequence ATGAAAATTAATAGACCTTTAATATTGATTTCTAATGATGACGGTTATTATTCCAAAGGATTGAAATGTCTCATTGATATGGTTTCGCAGTTTGCAGAACTGCTAGTCGTAGCTCCTGAATCTGCCCGCTCAGGTTTTTCGTCTGCATTTTCATCAACAACACCATTGAGGTTGAAATTGCGCCGCAAGTGGGATGGGGTTGAAATCTGGTCTTGTAATGGTACACCTGTTGATTGTGTAAAATTAGCTTTAAGTGAATTATGCGACCGCAAGCCAGATATGATCATAGGTGGAATAAACCATGGTGATAATGCATCAGTAAATTCTCATTATTCAGGTACAATGGGCGTAACGATAGAGGGTTGCCTTAAACGTATTCCTTCTGTTGCTTTTTCAATTTGTAATCATGATGATAATGCTGATTTTGAACCTATGCGTAATATTGTTCAAATTATTACCGAGAAGGTACTTGCAGATAAATTACCTGATGGTGTATGCCTTAATGTTAATTACCCTGTAGTAGACAAAATAAAAGGTGTACGCGTTTGTCGAATGGCACATGGTAACTGGGGAAATGAAGTAGTTCGCATGCATCATCCTCGTGGATATGATTATTATTGGCTTGTAGGTGAATATACAAATGAAGAGCCTGATTCAGAAGACACTGACAATTGGGCATTAACTCATGGATATGCAGCTATTACACCTACTACAATAGATGTAACTAGTTATGAGATGATAGACAAAATGAAAGATTGGAAGTTCTAA
- a CDS encoding ParA family protein — translation MGKIIALANQKGGVGKTTTTINLAASLATLEKNVLVVDADPQANASSGLGVDIKDVDCSIYECIIDHADVRDAIYTTDIDGLDIIPSHIDLVGAEIEMLNLENREKVIKTLLEPIKSEYDYILIDCSPSLGLITVNSLTAADSVIIPVQCEYFALEGISKLLNTIKIIKSKLNPGLEIEGFLLTMYDSRLRLANQIYDEVKRHFQELVFKTVIQRNVKLSESPSHGLPVILYDADSTGSKNHLALAKEIINKNK, via the coding sequence ATGGGAAAAATTATCGCATTAGCTAATCAAAAAGGCGGTGTAGGAAAGACTACAACTACTATCAATTTGGCAGCATCACTTGCCACATTAGAAAAGAATGTGTTGGTTGTCGACGCAGACCCTCAAGCAAACGCATCAAGTGGTTTGGGTGTTGACATAAAGGACGTGGACTGTTCCATATACGAATGTATCATTGACCATGCAGATGTGCGTGATGCCATATACACTACAGATATTGACGGTTTAGATATCATACCAAGTCATATAGACCTAGTAGGTGCTGAGATTGAAATGCTTAATTTGGAAAACCGCGAAAAGGTTATAAAGACACTATTAGAGCCAATAAAAAGCGAATACGATTATATTTTAATTGACTGTTCTCCTTCATTAGGTCTTATTACGGTCAACTCACTCACAGCTGCCGATTCAGTTATAATCCCAGTACAATGTGAATATTTTGCACTTGAAGGAATTAGTAAATTACTGAATACTATCAAGATAATCAAAAGTAAATTAAATCCAGGTTTAGAGATTGAAGGATTCTTATTGACTATGTACGACAGTCGTCTACGACTAGCTAATCAGATTTATGATGAGGTAAAACGTCATTTCCAAGAATTAGTATTTAAAACAGTTATTCAGCGTAATGTTAAGTTGAGTGAATCGCCGAGCCATGGCTTGCCTGTAATATTATATGACGCAGACTCAACGGGTTCAAAGAACCATTTAGCATTGGCTAAAGAAATTATCAACAAGAACAAATAA
- a CDS encoding phosphatidate cytidylyltransferase: MKNLIVRTITGILFVAIIVVSFLNAYAMTLLFALITGLTVWEFCGLVNTQEGVQTNRFICTVAGVYFFFSISGYCSGLTPSTVFIPYLLSIIYLLISELYTKNANPINDWAYTMLSQMYVALPLSLINVLAFRSTPEGSVYTYLIPLSVFVFLWCNDTGAYCSGSLLGKHKLFPRISPGKSWEGSIGGAILVLIVGAIIGYFTDMYGVNDLRLSIPEWMGLGLVIVVFGTWGDLVESLFKRTLEIKDSGSILPGHGGMLDRFDSSLIAIPAAVIYLYTLTLI, encoded by the coding sequence ATGAAAAACTTAATTGTCAGAACAATTACGGGAATATTATTCGTTGCAATAATTGTAGTAAGCTTCCTAAACGCATATGCAATGACATTACTTTTTGCATTGATTACCGGCTTGACGGTATGGGAATTCTGCGGACTAGTAAATACTCAGGAAGGCGTACAGACTAATCGGTTTATCTGTACTGTTGCTGGGGTATATTTTTTCTTCTCAATAAGTGGATATTGTAGTGGATTAACACCATCAACAGTATTCATTCCATATTTATTATCAATAATTTATCTATTGATAAGTGAATTATATACTAAGAATGCAAACCCAATAAATGATTGGGCATATACAATGCTTAGTCAGATGTATGTAGCTTTACCGTTATCGCTAATAAATGTTCTAGCTTTCCGCAGTACTCCGGAAGGTTCTGTTTACACATATCTCATTCCACTAAGTGTTTTTGTTTTTTTATGGTGTAACGACACTGGAGCATATTGTAGCGGATCTCTACTTGGCAAACATAAACTATTTCCTAGAATATCTCCCGGAAAATCTTGGGAAGGTAGCATAGGAGGAGCAATACTTGTATTGATAGTTGGTGCAATAATAGGATACTTCACTGATATGTATGGCGTAAATGACTTAAGATTATCTATACCTGAATGGATGGGACTTGGACTTGTAATAGTAGTATTCGGAACTTGGGGAGACCTTGTTGAATCACTTTTTAAAAGGACATTGGAAATAAAGGATAGTGGCTCTATCCTGCCGGGTCATGGAGGAATGCTTGACAGATTTGACTCTTCACTTATTGCTATACCGGCAGCTGTGATATATCTATATACACTTACTTTGATATAA
- a CDS encoding DUF5683 domain-containing protein: protein MSDSINTKKSVASESKSKLAYEDSAKFSKRDTLNIKSSKRDWATWRPSPQRALWLAIVLPGAGQIYNRKYWKLPIIYGGFIGCIYAMKWNNQMYKDYSQAYLDIMDNDPTTQSYNTFLHLGTTITSENLERYKSLFKSRKDYYRRYRDLSFFCLIGVYALSVIDAYVDAELSVFDISKDLSMKIRPTTINNQQSRNPLNSTAIGLQCCLNF from the coding sequence ATGAGTGATTCTATCAACACAAAAAAGAGTGTAGCATCAGAAAGCAAATCAAAGTTGGCATATGAAGACAGTGCTAAATTTTCAAAACGCGATACTTTAAATATTAAAAGCTCAAAAAGAGATTGGGCAACATGGAGACCTAGTCCACAGCGTGCACTTTGGCTTGCCATCGTTTTACCAGGGGCCGGACAAATATATAATAGAAAATATTGGAAACTGCCTATTATTTATGGTGGTTTTATTGGATGTATTTATGCCATGAAATGGAATAATCAGATGTATAAAGATTATTCACAGGCATATCTGGACATTATGGATAACGATCCGACAACTCAAAGTTACAATACATTTTTACATTTGGGCACAACTATCACGAGCGAAAACCTCGAAAGATATAAGAGTCTCTTTAAAAGTCGTAAAGACTACTATAGACGTTATAGAGATTTAAGTTTCTTTTGCCTGATAGGAGTTTATGCATTATCTGTTATTGATGCTTATGTTGATGCAGAATTGTCTGTATTCGATATTTCGAAAGATCTCAGTATGAAAATAAGACCCACAACAATAAATAATCAGCAATCAAGGAATCCTTTAAATTCAACAGCTATAGGATTACAATGCTGCCTAAACTTTTAA
- the lpxB gene encoding lipid-A-disaccharide synthase encodes MRYYLIVGEASGDLHASHLMGAIKGIDRDAEFRFFGGDLMSEVGGTMVKHYRDLAYMGFIPVLLHLRTIFHNMKLCKHDIIKWHPDVVILVDYPGFNLNIAKYIKANSEIPVYYYISPKIWAWKEHRIKNIKRDVAELFSILPFEVPFFEKHKYPIHYVGNPTASEVYSFINKYKEQKEDFCKRQELDSRPIIALLAGSRKQEIKDNLPAMMKVALHFKDYQVVLAGAPAIDSDYYLNFIDNKDVKVIYNDTYSLLANSEAALVTSGTATLETALFNVPQVVCYETPIPKVASFVRRHLIKVKYISLVNLIANKEVVKELVADTFTLENIKKELQLILPGGALRDRMLSEYKEIFKILGNEDSSKRAATAIIESLKNHS; translated from the coding sequence ATGAGATATTATTTAATAGTAGGTGAGGCTAGCGGAGATTTGCATGCTTCTCATCTAATGGGGGCTATAAAAGGGATTGATCGTGATGCTGAATTCCGCTTTTTTGGTGGGGATTTGATGTCAGAGGTAGGTGGTACGATGGTTAAGCATTACCGTGATTTGGCATATATGGGTTTTATACCAGTTCTTCTGCACTTACGTACCATTTTCCATAATATGAAATTGTGTAAGCATGATATAATTAAATGGCATCCGGATGTCGTTATTTTGGTAGATTATCCAGGCTTTAATCTTAATATAGCAAAGTATATTAAAGCAAATTCAGAAATACCGGTCTATTATTATATATCTCCTAAAATATGGGCATGGAAGGAACATCGTATAAAAAACATAAAAAGGGATGTTGCTGAGTTGTTTTCTATATTGCCATTTGAGGTTCCTTTCTTTGAAAAGCATAAATATCCTATTCATTATGTTGGTAACCCTACAGCATCAGAGGTATATTCGTTCATTAATAAATATAAAGAACAAAAAGAAGATTTCTGTAAACGGCAGGAACTTGATAGCAGGCCTATCATAGCCCTTCTTGCAGGCAGTAGAAAACAAGAAATAAAAGATAATCTTCCTGCTATGATGAAAGTCGCATTGCATTTTAAGGATTATCAAGTAGTTTTGGCAGGGGCACCTGCAATAGATTCTGATTATTATTTGAATTTCATTGATAATAAAGATGTAAAGGTCATTTATAATGATACTTATTCTTTGTTGGCTAATTCAGAGGCTGCTTTGGTTACAAGTGGTACCGCTACGCTAGAGACCGCTTTATTTAATGTACCTCAAGTCGTTTGTTATGAAACTCCTATACCGAAGGTGGCTAGTTTTGTGCGTCGCCATCTTATAAAGGTGAAATATATATCGCTTGTTAACCTTATTGCAAATAAGGAGGTTGTTAAAGAGTTAGTAGCTGATACATTTACATTGGAGAATATTAAAAAGGAATTGCAGTTAATATTGCCAGGTGGTGCTTTACGAGATCGTATGCTCTCTGAATATAAGGAGATATTCAAAATTCTAGGTAATGAGGATTCTTCAAAGAGAGCAGCAACTGCAATCATTGAATCACTTAAAAATCATAGTTAA
- a CDS encoding ParB/RepB/Spo0J family partition protein: MAVHKKFNALGRGLDALISTEGVRTQGSSTINEISIDQIEANPNQPRREFDEEALQELANSIREIGIIQPITLRQVAENRFQIIAGERRWRASQITGLKSIPAYIRTAKDESVMEMALVENIQREDLNPVEIALAYEHLLEDSSMTQERVSERVGKSRAAIANYLRLLKLPAQVQMALQKKEIDMGHAKALLSLDSPSLQVKLFNEIKKYGYTVRKVEEMVQMLKNGETLESGNKKISQKQQMPEEFNMLKDKLSKFFNTKIQMSCSPKGKGKISISFSDEDELLRIMSIFDNLKDKEQ; this comes from the coding sequence ATGGCTGTACACAAGAAATTCAACGCTTTAGGTCGTGGACTGGATGCCCTCATATCAACAGAAGGCGTACGCACTCAAGGTTCTTCTACAATAAATGAGATATCAATTGATCAAATTGAGGCAAATCCGAACCAGCCACGTAGAGAATTTGATGAAGAGGCGCTTCAAGAATTAGCTAATAGCATACGCGAAATCGGAATTATCCAACCTATCACCCTACGTCAGGTTGCTGAAAACCGTTTTCAAATAATTGCAGGCGAAAGAAGATGGAGAGCATCTCAAATAACAGGGCTAAAATCCATACCGGCATATATTCGTACTGCAAAAGACGAGAGCGTAATGGAGATGGCTCTTGTAGAGAATATCCAGCGTGAAGATCTGAATCCCGTTGAGATTGCCTTAGCTTATGAGCATCTACTTGAAGACAGTAGTATGACTCAAGAGCGAGTATCTGAGCGTGTAGGTAAAAGCCGCGCAGCAATAGCCAATTATCTTCGACTACTTAAGCTGCCAGCACAGGTTCAAATGGCCTTACAGAAAAAAGAAATTGACATGGGACATGCAAAAGCATTGCTTTCATTAGATAGTCCATCTTTACAGGTTAAGCTTTTCAATGAGATAAAAAAGTATGGATATACTGTTCGAAAGGTTGAGGAAATGGTACAAATGCTTAAAAATGGAGAAACATTAGAATCCGGTAATAAGAAGATTTCACAAAAGCAACAGATGCCTGAAGAATTCAACATGCTAAAAGACAAGCTGTCCAAATTTTTTAATACTAAGATACAGATGTCCTGCTCACCAAAAGGAAAAGGGAAAATCAGTATTTCTTTTTCTGATGAAGATGAACTGCTTCGTATTATGTCAATATTTGACAATCTAAAGGATAAGGAACAATAA
- a CDS encoding pectinesterase family protein, translating to MKQVLLLTVFLLSFGIKASSANKYDNPDTLIIARDGTGQFRTIDEALEVCRAFMDYHKVIYVKKGTYKEKLIVPQWLNNIEIVGEDKDNTVITYDDHANIVIPGTDKKMGTFRTYTIKVEGNDITFKNITIENNAARLGQAVALHTEGDRLVFINCRFLGNQDTIYTGTAGTRLYFKDCYIEGTTDFIFGPSTAWFENCDIFSKINSYITAASTPADIQYGYIFNHCKLHAAEGVDKVYLGRPWRPYAYTLFMNCNMGKHIRQEGWFNWSNPDNEKTARYFEYNNNGEGAKTSTRVQWSHQLTRKDADKITLQNVFKINSNWIPRKQD from the coding sequence ATGAAACAAGTTTTACTATTAACAGTTTTTCTTTTATCATTTGGAATAAAAGCGAGTTCTGCAAATAAATACGATAATCCGGATACACTTATTATAGCAAGAGATGGAACAGGACAATTCCGCACCATTGATGAAGCATTAGAAGTCTGTCGTGCCTTCATGGACTACCATAAAGTGATATACGTTAAGAAAGGTACATACAAGGAAAAACTTATAGTACCTCAATGGCTTAATAATATAGAAATTGTAGGTGAAGACAAAGATAACACTGTTATTACTTACGATGACCATGCTAACATAGTTATTCCCGGTACAGACAAGAAGATGGGAACTTTCCGCACATATACAATAAAAGTGGAAGGTAATGATATAACATTCAAAAACATAACGATTGAGAATAATGCCGCAAGACTAGGACAAGCTGTTGCACTCCATACAGAAGGAGACAGGTTGGTTTTCATAAACTGCCGTTTTCTTGGAAACCAAGACACAATATACACTGGTACGGCAGGTACTCGCCTATACTTCAAAGACTGTTATATAGAAGGTACAACTGATTTCATATTTGGTCCATCCACTGCATGGTTTGAGAATTGCGACATATTTAGTAAAATCAATTCTTATATCACTGCTGCATCAACCCCTGCCGACATACAATATGGATATATTTTCAACCATTGTAAACTACACGCAGCTGAAGGTGTAGACAAAGTATACTTGGGACGTCCTTGGAGGCCTTACGCATATACCTTATTTATGAATTGCAACATGGGTAAGCATATACGTCAAGAGGGATGGTTCAATTGGAGCAATCCTGATAATGAAAAGACCGCTAGATATTTTGAATACAATAACAATGGTGAAGGTGCAAAAACATCAACAAGAGTTCAATGGAGCCACCAATTAACGAGAAAAGACGCCGATAAGATAACGCTACAAAATGTATTCAAAATAAATAGTAACTGGATACCTCGTAAACAGGACTAA
- a CDS encoding RelA/SpoT family protein, with amino-acid sequence MDDQIRKETEREKLDDKMIDDAFKHLLDTYLESRHRKKVDIITKAFNFARQAHKGVRRLSGEPYIMHPIAVAQIACKEIGLGSTSICSALLHDVVEDTDYTIEDIENIFGPKIAQIVDGLTKISGGIFGEQASAQAENFKKLLLTMSDDIRVILIKICDRLHNMRTLASQPANKQYKIAGETLYIYAPLANRLGLNKIKTELENLSFKFEHPDDYKKIEDKLKSTKLSRESLFDDFTAPIREELDNLSIKYEIKARIKSPYSIWNKMQNKHVTFDEIYDILAVRIIYTPEKREDEVNECFKIYVAINKIYKSHPDRLRDWVNHPKANGYQALHVTLMSKRGRWIEVQIRSDRMDEIAEQGFAAHWKYKEGGEITEDEGELNDWLRTIKEILDDPQPDAMDFLDAIKLNLFASEIFVFTPKGEIKTMPAGCTALDFAFSIHTFLGSHCIGAKVNHKLVPLSHKLKSGDQVEILTSKSQHVQKSWINFVSTAKAKAKIQAILRRDSREVQHQGEEILNEFMAKNEIEVTSHVLDTLRRFHDLNDTEELFLALGDKTIILDSKDIDEIQGKKKSNTSAGWRRYVPFLAREKKRAEEEDEISKQQILVVGENFNRKRPIYINEESIGTFIFPNCCHPIPGDDVLGYINNKNQIEIHKRACPVATKLKSSFGNRLLDARWEMHKKLFFDATIEIKGIDRIGLLNEVTKIISEQMNVNIHKLTISCNEGIFDGSLELKVHDRDDVKTIIDNLKKIDNLKEISQIM; translated from the coding sequence ATGGACGACCAGATACGGAAAGAGACAGAAAGAGAAAAATTAGACGACAAAATGATAGATGATGCCTTCAAGCATCTACTTGATACCTATTTAGAGTCGCGCCACCGTAAAAAAGTGGATATAATTACAAAAGCTTTTAATTTTGCACGCCAAGCTCACAAAGGCGTGCGACGTCTTTCCGGTGAGCCATATATTATGCATCCAATTGCTGTAGCACAAATTGCATGCAAAGAAATTGGTTTGGGATCTACAAGTATCTGCTCTGCTCTTTTGCATGACGTTGTAGAAGATACAGACTACACTATTGAAGACATTGAGAATATTTTCGGGCCTAAAATAGCACAGATTGTTGACGGCCTAACTAAAATATCAGGTGGTATCTTTGGTGAACAGGCTTCGGCACAAGCAGAGAACTTCAAAAAGTTATTGCTTACAATGAGTGATGACATACGTGTTATCCTTATAAAGATTTGTGATAGGCTTCATAACATGAGGACTTTAGCTAGTCAACCGGCTAACAAGCAATACAAGATAGCAGGAGAAACTCTATACATTTATGCGCCACTCGCCAATCGACTTGGATTAAACAAGATTAAGACAGAACTAGAAAATTTAAGTTTCAAATTTGAGCACCCAGATGATTATAAAAAGATAGAAGACAAGCTAAAATCTACCAAATTGTCACGTGAATCATTATTTGATGATTTCACTGCACCTATAAGAGAAGAACTCGATAATTTATCTATAAAATACGAAATCAAAGCTCGCATAAAAAGCCCTTATTCTATTTGGAATAAAATGCAGAATAAACACGTGACTTTTGATGAAATATACGACATTCTAGCTGTACGAATCATATATACCCCGGAAAAACGAGAAGATGAAGTAAACGAATGCTTCAAAATATACGTAGCAATAAACAAGATCTATAAGTCACATCCAGACCGCTTACGCGACTGGGTAAATCATCCTAAAGCCAATGGTTATCAAGCTCTGCATGTAACATTAATGAGTAAACGAGGAAGATGGATAGAGGTCCAGATTCGCTCTGATCGCATGGATGAAATAGCTGAACAGGGATTTGCTGCTCATTGGAAATACAAAGAAGGAGGTGAAATCACAGAAGATGAAGGAGAACTTAACGATTGGCTAAGGACAATAAAAGAGATTCTTGATGATCCCCAACCTGATGCTATGGATTTTTTAGATGCTATAAAACTGAATCTGTTTGCATCTGAAATATTTGTTTTTACACCTAAAGGAGAAATTAAGACTATGCCTGCCGGATGTACAGCATTGGATTTTGCTTTTTCAATACATACATTTCTTGGTAGCCATTGTATAGGTGCTAAAGTTAATCACAAACTAGTTCCTCTAAGTCATAAACTAAAAAGTGGTGATCAAGTCGAAATCTTAACTTCTAAATCACAACACGTACAAAAATCATGGATAAACTTTGTATCAACGGCTAAGGCAAAAGCTAAAATACAGGCAATACTTAGAAGAGATAGTCGTGAGGTACAACACCAAGGTGAAGAAATCTTAAATGAATTTATGGCGAAAAACGAAATAGAAGTTACATCGCATGTTCTTGATACATTACGTAGATTTCATGACCTAAATGATACAGAAGAACTATTTTTAGCTTTAGGTGATAAAACAATAATACTAGATAGTAAAGACATAGACGAAATACAGGGAAAGAAAAAAAGTAACACGTCTGCTGGGTGGAGAAGATATGTACCATTTTTAGCAAGAGAGAAGAAAAGAGCTGAAGAAGAAGACGAAATATCAAAACAACAGATTCTCGTTGTAGGTGAAAATTTCAATCGCAAAAGACCAATATATATAAATGAAGAATCTATTGGTACATTTATATTTCCTAATTGTTGCCATCCAATACCTGGTGATGACGTATTAGGATATATCAACAATAAAAATCAAATTGAAATACATAAGCGCGCTTGTCCTGTTGCCACAAAACTTAAAAGCAGCTTTGGTAATCGTCTCCTTGATGCAAGATGGGAAATGCATAAAAAACTATTTTTTGATGCAACAATCGAAATAAAAGGAATAGACAGAATAGGGTTACTAAATGAGGTAACAAAAATAATTTCAGAGCAAATGAATGTCAACATACACAAATTAACCATATCATGCAATGAAGGTATATTTGACGGTTCACTTGAATTGAAAGTTCATGACCGTGATGATGTAAAAACTATTATAGATAACCTTAAAAAGATAGATAATTTGAAAGAGATATCACAAATTATGTAA
- a CDS encoding lytic transglycosylase domain-containing protein, with translation MKKKIILLAIAIFFIGNCVVKAQDNNNNQITVTDKKGKTEVIELPEAMTISSDSLMNLFNSKKYLAADTNCNMQDVNPVFSKEVYIKRLSRIPSIIEMPYNDVVQKFIDRYSGKLRRSVAYMLGAQNFYMPIFEQALETYGLPLELKYLPVIESALNPNAISRVGATGLWQFMIKTSKRYDLKVNTLVDERRDPIKASYAAAHYLSDLYKEYGDWNLVIAAYNCGPDQISKAMRRSNGEKDYWKIYPYLPKETRGYVPAFIAANYIMTYYCDHNICPLKSELPEKSDTVIVSKNINLAQISAVCGISMDELRTLNPQYRRDIVDGATEPSTIRMPESIINKFIDNEDSVYNYKSKDIQEKRTEVDVKDEVPASYNSHRYSYSRHSNNNSDFRRRKSKSHKKSHVNKSVTIKEGQTLSEIAEKHHTTVKKLRKLNGISGTNIRSGKKIKVK, from the coding sequence ATGAAGAAGAAAATTATATTACTCGCTATCGCGATTTTTTTTATCGGGAATTGTGTTGTCAAGGCTCAAGATAATAATAACAACCAAATTACAGTAACCGACAAGAAAGGAAAGACAGAAGTCATTGAACTTCCTGAAGCTATGACAATAAGTAGCGACAGCCTGATGAATCTCTTCAACTCTAAAAAATATTTAGCTGCAGATACGAACTGTAACATGCAGGATGTTAATCCTGTCTTTTCAAAAGAAGTATATATTAAAAGACTAAGTAGGATACCATCAATTATAGAGATGCCTTATAATGATGTAGTACAAAAGTTCATAGATAGATACAGTGGCAAATTACGTCGTTCTGTAGCATATATGCTTGGCGCACAGAATTTTTATATGCCAATTTTTGAACAAGCCTTAGAAACTTATGGTCTACCTTTAGAACTTAAATATCTACCTGTAATAGAATCAGCGCTAAATCCTAATGCTATATCACGTGTAGGTGCAACAGGACTTTGGCAATTTATGATTAAGACAAGCAAGCGATACGATCTTAAAGTAAACACATTAGTAGACGAACGCAGAGATCCTATAAAAGCGTCATATGCTGCCGCTCACTATTTAAGTGATTTATACAAAGAATATGGAGACTGGAATCTTGTAATTGCTGCTTATAACTGCGGACCTGATCAAATAAGTAAAGCAATGAGAAGGTCTAATGGTGAAAAAGACTATTGGAAAATATATCCATATCTTCCTAAAGAGACAAGAGGATACGTACCTGCTTTTATTGCAGCAAACTACATTATGACATACTATTGCGACCATAACATATGTCCTCTTAAATCAGAACTTCCTGAAAAGTCAGATACTGTTATTGTCAGTAAAAATATTAATTTGGCACAGATATCAGCAGTTTGTGGTATAAGTATGGATGAATTAAGAACACTTAACCCACAATATCGTAGAGATATAGTGGATGGAGCTACTGAGCCATCAACAATACGAATGCCTGAATCAATAATAAATAAATTTATTGACAATGAAGATTCTGTTTATAACTATAAGTCGAAAGATATACAAGAAAAGCGCACTGAGGTTGACGTAAAGGATGAGGTTCCTGCTTCATATAATAGCCACAGGTACAGCTATAGTAGACATTCAAATAATAATTCTGATTTTAGACGAAGGAAAAGTAAAAGTCATAAAAAATCACATGTGAATAAGAGTGTCACAATTAAGGAGGGCCAGACATTATCTGAAATAGCAGAAAAGCACCATACGACAGTGAAAAAGCTGAGAAAACTTAATGGCATTTCAGGCACGAATATACGCTCTGGTAAAAAGATAAAGGTGAAATAA